In Hippopotamus amphibius kiboko isolate mHipAmp2 chromosome 6, mHipAmp2.hap2, whole genome shotgun sequence, the genomic window TTAGATGCCCTTGTGTGGGGCATGTGACCCATCACTACAGGCTGCACCACTCCCTGTGCTTTTAGCCCCATGTCACTCATGTGTAACTCGCCTTGCCCATCATGTATGGGATTGACTGATttagcaaataacatacaagatgCACaggtaaatttgaatttcagacaaataCTCTCTTAGTATATGTCCCTGCAATACTTAAGATATACTTATACTATATTTGTAATCCAGTCCCAATACTTGCAACTTACTAATGCTGTTCTGTATTTAATCTGGCAGCTCTACCCTGGTGACTTTAAATGGGAGTCCCTGACATTGCATTTTGAGGAAGTGGGCTCCACACTGGGGAAATATCCAGAGACTTGTCTCAGAGGCATGTTCAGGATGGAAGCAGAGCTAAAATGGTCTAAGAATGCTTTTGCCCAATTTTCTTGAAATCCCCCATTTCAGagcaacaaaacaataaaaggtAGGagataataattctaaataacaCCCCCGGTGCTCTTCTGGGTGTGCTTGATGGGGGAATGCTGGCTTCTTACTCTAATGGCAGAATATTGTACCAGAGCTGGGATTGATTGATAGATAAGGACATAAAGTGTTCTTGACCTCTAATATCAATTGCTAGTAAAATTCCTTTTCAGTGCAAGTTGATTGATGTCTCTACAGCTGGGGAGAATGGTTGCAATCTCTTTCTGAATCAGGGCATGAACCAAAAGGCATCTAAAATCTCAAAATGATAATTCAGTTTTATCTGTCAAAAGCTATCTTCCACTTCTCTGAGGCTGAGGTTAGTCATCCTGACACTTGTTTTCCTACCCTGCTGCCAGAACTGCTGTCCTGGTTGTTCTGCACAGATGGTGGCCGACTCACCATGGACGGGAACGTGGCAGCAGTTGATACAACAGGAGAGACTGGCCCTAACTCGCTGTTACCACCGCCTCAGATTCCTGGGCAGAAAAGGAGGCGTGGTATCTCTGAGCCACTTCCAGAAGTTGTGCCTCTAAAATGCGTGTCCGTTGTCCTTGGTCAACAGCTACTCCTTCAGCCTCCAGAGAATCCAGATGTTGATGTTCGACGGGATTGGTTCAACTCGCTCGTTTGGAGATCAGAAAAGTTCACTTCAGGTAGGGTGACAGGGCCCAGTGCTTTGCAGCTCAGCAAACAgcctcccactcctcctccccagttCATTGTGGGTCCCTCCCTTACTTTCAATTTTCTCAAAGCCCCTCactcaaaacagacaaaatggcAAAAGGCAAGGGAAgttaacaaaatgaataaaaatgtttggAGGAGAGTATGTACCACGCACCAGAGTGTAGACTAGAGTACACACAAAGGCCGTGTCCCCAGCCACCCTAACTTATCCTTTTAGGGACAGCTCCTGGGAGACGGGCTTTGCCATCTGTTTTAAAGACAGGCACATTCAGCACGTCCGCAGGCTCACGTGGATGATCACAGAATATCCCTAGCGATGCTGTTTCCTTCATCCACCTCCTCTTCATTAAGATTCAGTAGATAAAACCTCAGGGGTCAAAGAAAGTAAAACTCAATAAAACTCCAGGTCAATTATTGTGGAGTAGGGACAAACTGTTTAATATGTCCTTTCATTTTAGAGAAACTGAACTTACAGGCTGAGAAGTAACTGACATAGGAGTCTCTGGATCTTAAGGGAATTCAGGTGACTTATGGCTCTGTTATTTTCACATAACAGCCCTGTTTTCACTGGCTATTCTTGATAGGTATTCTGTCTCCTTGAGCAGAACTTCAGGGGGTAcctgttcttcctttttaaatttctcaaggTCTCATTACTTATATTATGCACACAGATCCCCAGctaatatgtgttgaatgaacgAGTTGGAAATAAAAAGGACAAGGGCTTTGGAAACATAAATATCATGGACCAAATTCAGGTTCCTCCATTCACCAGCTGGTAAACTTGGGCAAGTTTTGAACTTCTCTAgacttcagttccctcatctgtaaactgcAGATAGACCCCCTCTCttatagggctgttgtgaagagaAAATGGGATAACGAAGGCACACAATAAATGGCAGCTATGATTATTGTACCTGTTGATTAAAACAGACCTTAAGCAACAAGAACCACCAGCACGTGGCAGTATGATTTTCTAACCTTTTAACGCTGTCCCATTTTGTTTGAGCCAAAGATATGGACAGGTAACCTGAAGGATGAGCTGCTTTGTGTAACTGCCTGCTGTGGTGGGCACTACTTTACAGGTGGGGACAAGTGTATAAGGAGAGGCGTTACAGTAAACAGCGGAATGCATGCcaattgttttatttatgatGCTTATTTGGACAAGGCCAGCCAGCATCTGGCCCCAGGAAGAAGCTCATGGCTGCATCCTATCATCACTCCACAATGCGGCGGAAAgactggacagctggggaagctgCACCCCAGTCGATGGGCTTCCGGTACTCCTTCTTGTCCAGGAGGTACTGCCTGCCACGGTAGTTGGGCAGCTCGTAGAAAATCCAGGCACCGTCCACCACCTTACAGGAGTGGACCTCTCGCATGTGAAACTGCTCCATGATGGAAGGGCAATCTTCGGTGGTTTCATACATCTGACCATTAAAatcccctttgtcaaagatctgAATCTTATACTGGCCTCCGCTAGACTGAAAAAACACAGGgagagatgaacagcaagcatcaGGGAAATCAACAGCAGGCTAGAAACTCAGAGAACAGTGAGGTTTGGAAACCGCCACCTTGAAAGCAAGATGATCTGaactcccacccccactgtgcaCTGACGGAAACAGCTGATgttcaataagaaaaacaactcCTTAAAATATACAAGAGGTAGAGGAAGTACTATGGAGATGAGCTGCATAGTCTTATGATGAACTGACAAGATTTTATTGAAGCCTCAGCAGCCAACAAGAGACAACCACCCATTAAGAGGTGGGAAAATCTTAAGAAAACGcaagtaaaagcaaaaagaaagggaacgaggagggggaggggaggagagacagaaaaagagagagagcgagcgcgGGCCCTCTCCAGACTCACCAGATGAACAGCCCTGCAGGAGCTGAGGCGGTCATTGAGGCCCATCCAGTGCTGGTACTCAGGGTACTCGCCCCGGGGCAGGACGTACATGTACCCAGCAAAGTTGGGCCTTTCGTACACAGCCCAGGTGCCCCCTTCCACTCTAATGGAGTTGCAGCGGCTCAGGTACATGTGGAAATCTGCACAGTCACAATCGCTGTCATAGTGGCGGCCTTGAAAGTTTTTGTCTTCAAAGAGAGTAATCTGGAGTACAGGGCAAACAAAGCCAAGAACTGAGGGGTTGAGTGGCTGTGtttgtagaaaaatgaaaatcaagaccATATTCCCAACTTCAGAAATTCCCTTCTCCTCCATTGTGAGGAGAAAATATACAGCTCAGCCATACCTCACAACCGTTGCCTTCTGGCAGACAACGTCAGTAGTCAGCCACAGGAATGAGTGCTTCCTGGGGGCTTAAAGTGAAGCCAAACAAGAGTTCTGCTCTACTGTAAGCCAGCATCTTCACACTCAAGTTCATGGCCTCCCTCTCACTGTACGTATCACATTATGTAATACGTTGTCCACTTCACATCTGTCTCTCCACCAACACCTACTGGACTTCTTCCAACGGCAAGGACCAAGCCTTATTTAAGCCATGGACCCCTATCTGCTGCACTTGACCAACCCTCAACAAATGCTGGATGAGGGTGAATAGTTCCAAATATAGAAAATCATTCTAGGTGATATGGAAGAGATATATAGAGAAAAACCAAACATAGACCTTAGCTGTGGAGCTTATTTTAGATGGATATAGTACAGGCATGAAAATATATCATATGttctgtattattattttgttgccACCAGAGTAGTTGCAAAGTAATAAATTGACAAGGCAAGAATGCCCTTTGCTTCAAACTCTTACCAAGTTGCAGCACTGTCTTTGGGGTAAATCTCTGAGGCCTGTGACGGCACGGGGAAACACACAGCCCTGAGAAACAGGAAACACTAcgcctgggctctagagctgcATCTCTACAATCAGCCCTACTACTTTAGTCAAGCCACCTCTCTGGGCTCCAGCTTCCCATCTGTCAAATCAAAGGACTGGACTAGATTGAAGCCCTGGTTGTAAAATAAAACTCTTCTGTTTGAAACAGGCAATAGAGTTCCCCGGAAGCCCCAGGGCTTCGTGATGCCGTTTCTGAAAACCACTGGACCAAATGCACCACAGAGTTTGTCCCTTCTTGTTCTATAATTCCACATCCAAGATCAATGCTGGGTTATATTTAAACTGAAATCACAGATGTCATTGATTTGAGCCGTTCATTCCCTGGTGTcgtgctgccaccttgtggcgaATTTGCTTTATCGGTTTAGAAGGCAAAAACCATGTCAGCCATTTCAGATGAAAGAAGCAGAATCAGTGGAGTCTGGAGAGGATTTTTGAGGAGAGGATCTTTGAGGTGGGGATTGAAGGATAAGTAGGGGTTTCCAGAGGCAGAGGAAAAAGGACGGCTCGTTTAACGGAATAAAGGAGTGAAAGAACATGGCCCAGTACAGGGACAAGCAGTTCATGAAGCCTGATGCAGATTGAGCACGTGGTGAAGTATTAGGAAATAAAGCCAGAAGTGAGGCAGGAGCCATGCTAGCATCCCTCTGGTGATGAGGTGGGAAACGTAGTGGTTTGCGCTTAGAAACAGCTATGGCTGTGGGCGGAGGTGAGGGATGCTGAGGACCAAGCAAAGGCAACTGCAATGTGAATGATGGTGAGGAAACAGTCACAGGAAATGAGGATCTGGTGACTAATTACATGCAGGGAACGAAGGAAAGGAAGACACTAAAAATGACTCACAGCTGGGCCTCATTCTTTTCTGCCCCAGGTGAGTCTTTCTAGATAGCAACCTACTAGTAGCTATTTCCTTCCACTGTAAACTTTCCCCTGCCTGCCCTTCCCATTTCTTTCaatgtttctctttcctgttcccTAAAATCTTCCTTATCCTACCCGCCCCTAAATCATCTacttcccctcctttcttcccttcctacagTCATCCCTTCCTGCTCTCTTTCCCATTTTAGCACAGCACAGATTTAGAGATAGGTGGtaccccagtttacagatgagaaaaaattgTAGCACCACTCGTTACATCTGGGTAACACTGTCCACTGCAGAGGCTTGTTCTGCGGGTCCGATGGCACAGTGTCAATAAGGCAATTTTAATAGCTGCCTCATGATGGCCAATAAGCTTTTGCTACATCTGTTACACAGATAAAGAAGTTaaaatgacttgcctaaggtcactaGTTAGTTACAAGTTGGCTGCAGGCAAGCCAGTGGACATCAGTGCAGACTCCTGGTTAGTAATCTgtggttcattttattttacttcatctCCTTCTGCTGTCTTCCTACCTGCACAGCTAGCTCTGTTCAACATACACCATTTACTCTAAGAAATGGAACAAGCCGATCCTGAATCTGATGGGCTTTTCTCAAAACCCGTGGCGAGATCTTTAGGAAAATGAAGGTAACCTCTCTAAGAATATATAGATTCTAAATTGCTTAATTCAATTAACCTTTGGTTTTTGACAAActattcatcaaaaaaaaaaaaaagggctctgCAAGGGATATGCATATGCCCTGGGAAATGAATATCATCTTTCTTCCTCCACAGTTTCTCATGGTTACCTGACTGACTTCAGTATACGAAAAGTGGAAACATATATGATTTCTTCCTTGCTGTCCACCTTCCCAGCAGACCAGCCAACCATCCCAAGGTTGAAACAAAGCACTAGCATTGCCACAGAACCATTACTGAGCTCCAGGGCCAAGTTCTTCTTTCAGTGGGAGACCTTCCAAATCTCAGTGCCCAGAGAATACTGCACGTCTACTCAATTTCCACGTATAGAAGGACCACGACATCTCCTTTATGGTCATCTGAGAGGTTGGGACTCTTGGACAAAAAAATGTGTAGAGGAGGCCAAGAAATGTGCAGGAGATTTTCCTAGAAGTTACTACAAAATTCCTCTAATTTTCAagttagttttttgaaaaatagcCTACTAATCCAATATAGCAGAGGGAAAAATACCTTGAGTATTCCATAGGTAATAAAAACAAACTGAGTAAAATGCACTGCTTTTGCCAAGCCCAAAACTCCTCTAATTAAATTGCTAGCAAGATAGTGAGAAAGGGAGAAGCAATAAGAGAGTTCAGAGATCAATTACTATCTTCTTTGGCCTAGCAAGCAAACGTTCTTAACTAAGTGAATAGACCAGCTACAAGAAATAAAAGAGTACACTAGTGCTATGCTAGAAATCATTGAAAGTGGGGGATGTTCTGTAACTGCCTTCCCTCCAGGCACGCGGATAGCCCTCTAAGGACTTCAGGTTCTTTTCAGTGGGATTTTCATGGCATATTTTTCAAAAACCTCAGAGCATTAAAGACACTGtctcatttttctctccaaaatTTCTGGATGCAAATATGACTATTAGCTctattttccaaaaggaaaaaagaatcaggCACTGTCCCATTATGCAACAAGTTAACGGGTGCCTCCTGAAAAAATGCAATGGGACGTGCCTGACATTGCCTAGGAAGCTTTTGTGCCAAGGTGGTTAGTCTGAATCTAAACATGAGAAATCAATTAGACAAATCCAGATGTCAGGACTTTTTATAAGACAGCTGGGTTTGGACTTTGAAAGATGTCCATGTctcaaagaacaacaacaacaacaaaaagtagggGGGCTGGTCTATAGTaacgaggccaaaaaaaaaaaggaggttaaAGAAACTTGACAACCAAATGAAATGTATGATCCTTGACTGGATCCCACATCAGGGGAAAAGCCAGCCATGAAGCACATTTTTGGGAGCAACTGGAGGAAATGTGAATACAGTCTGAATATTAGGTATTATATTTTGATAAACTGGGGGGACCTGATAATGATAATGTTTATACAGGGAATGCCCTTGTTTTTAGGATATACACACCTAAAAACATAAGGCAAAAGGATAATGAAGCCTGCTATTTATGTCCAAATGGTTCAGTAAAAAGAGAGAGTCAGAGAAACCAGATACGGCAAAACGTAAACAACTGGAGAATATAAGTAAAGGACAAACAAGTGTTCGCTCaccatctctttcttcttttaagattCAGTGGGTTTGaacattttcaaagtaaaatattaGGGGGAAACATCATGTACCAGAGGCTTTGCTTTAGACCTACAGTCTGCGAAGAACTAAAAAGAGAATGAAGGTATATTCCCTCACTCCCAGAGAGAATCACTTTCCGGTCCAATAATCGTGAATCAAATATTTTAGAGGCAATTTTGCTGATCTAAGTAAGCAATTTATTTGGGGAAAGGGATAAGGGTAGCTGCTGAATCAAGGGGATATGTAGGATTTAATTCACTTGATTGGTCCATCCATTTTGGCCATTTAGAATATTAACGGCTGAGGCTAAACTTCACAAgacaaatttttaattgaatactTAGTTTTTTACTCCATATAATCCTCTTATCTGCACATCTTATTCTTGTGGAAATTCAATGAATTAGTTGCTGGAAGGCAGAAATCATGATGATATTTACACATTACATACCTGCACAGTATTCAACATAGTACCACACATGAAGATAAACCCTTAATAAATTATTTGGTAATTCCGttgaaataggaaacaaaataagCATTCCTTAATCTTTTCTTCAGTCACTCTCAGCCTTCTAACCACTATCATACTCACCTCCAGGTGAAGAAGCAAAAGCTTTTCTCCATGTTTCTTTCAAAGTTTCATTAGGTGAAAAGAAAGTGGGTAGGCTAGAAATCAGCATGACCATTTACTTACCTTGGTTCCAGCTTTAGACATTTTTGGTGCATAGATTGGTTTCTCCAATGCTGAAATCCAGGAATAGCTACAGAGAGAGGCACAGAGACATTTATACTGGGCTGGTTTCAAATCAAACATTTGCTTAGTCATGAGAATAGGATCCAAAAATTGAGTCAGTCATTTAGAGGCTATTGATGGTTTCTAGAAAAACAATCGGGATTATGAAATAAAGGAAAGCTTCAGTACCCTCTTTAATGCTTACCAAGCCTTGCTGCATTATAGACTTTGCTGAGTCAAGACACCAAAACCCAGCCaaatttttcaatattaaaaacaaaaaagttcctCTTACCTGGGCAATTTGGTTTTCTAGCAAGCAGCAACCTTGAAATccccaatgtctttttttttttttttccttcaaaagagCTTGCAGGAGTTGAGTCAAAAAACCACCCtctcttctgtatccattcatttgttgatgggcatttaggttgcttccatgtcctggctattgtaaatagtgctgcaataaacattatggtacaagtttcttttgggattatggttttctttgggtatatgtccaggagtgggattactggatcacatggtagttctatttgtagttttttaaggaacctccaaattgttttccatagtggctgtaccaacttacagtcccaccaacagtgcaggagagttcccttttctccacaccctctccaacatttgttgtttccagactttgtgatgatggccattctgactggtgtgaggtgatacctcattgtggctttgacttgcatttctctgatgattagtgttgttgagcatcttttcatgtgtttgttggccatatatatacaatggaatattactcagctataaaaagggatgagatggagctatatgtaatgaggtggatagaactacaatctgtcacacagagtgtagtaagtcagaaagagaaggacaaatattgtatgctaactcacatatacggaatctaaaaatggtactgatgaactcagtgacaagaacaaggacgcagatacagagaatggactggagaactcaaggtatgggagggggtggggggtgaaggggaaactgagacgaagcgagagagtagcacagacatatatgtactaccaactgtaaaatagtcagtgggaagttgttgtataacaaagggagtccaactcgaggatggaagatgccttagaggactggggcggggagggtgggggggactcgaggggggggggagtcaaggaagggagggaatacggggatatgtgtataaaaacagatgattgaacctggtgtaccccccaaaaaataataaaaaataaataaataaataaaaagtaaaaataaataaataaatggtagcaatacacttgaaactaaaaaaaacaaaaaacaaaaaaaaaaaaaccaccctctCATTCTGAATAGAAGTGAAACATGTCCAAAGCAATAAAACTGACATGACAACTAAAGGCAATGCATGATCTTGTGTGTGGAAAACAAGTCAACACAAGTGACATTTTGGGGATaattagaacattttaatatAGACTCTATATTAGGTACTACTATTGTGCCATTGTTAAACTTCCTGAATTTAATCATGTGTACTATGACTATGTAAGAGAATGTCTGGTTTTAGGAAATACATGCTAATTACATTAGTATTTAGGACTTAAGGTCCCAGATGTCCGAAACCTACCCTTAAATCAttgagcaaaaataaaacagtaacacTATATAGAGGTAAAGTGGTAAAGTGAATGTGGCAAACTGTTAACAATTGGTGAATATAGCCAAAAGGCACGTGGGAATTCACATTCCTGCAATTGTTCTTTAACTTGGAAGttttttcaaaacacacacatacaaaagttCTAGTCCACAAGAAAGTGTGCTATAGTGTGTAGCCCGAGAGACAGTTACTGTGGAAATCCTGAATTTGCAAAGGTTTAGCTAACCCCAACTTGGTGGCATTTCTCTGCCATGATATCATATTGGAATCTGTGTAGAGAACAATTTTTGGTGCTTAATATACCTCTGATTTTAGGAATGAGATTACATCTCACTTAAACtcaaagaaacaacaaattaACTCTTCTTCATTTTAACTTTCCTAGTCAAATATATTCTTCTCAAAAGTCTGACTTCCTCATCTTTCCACTAACAAAGCCTccagcaaatatttttataaataggaTGCCCCTAAAATACATTATGGTGagttcagaaaaagacaaatatgccTTGACATGAAGACTGTTtagttacaaaatattaagttacATGCTTAGTTTTCTGAactttataaaacttttaaagaaagtatttaaTGTATACCATTAATTTCATTAAACAATAGCAATTTCCAAAACACACTTCTGTTACTCCAGTGTTTCTTTATTTGGTAATGCTCTCCTTGCTTGaatttcatcttaaaataaaaactataaaaactccaattataattaaaacacattctgagggtttttattttagaaataagagaTCAAGcccttttaaatataattactaATTAAATGGCCAAAGAGCAcacttaattattaattaaatgtgAAACAATTTTTATCAGCAATCAGATTCATTTATTAAACTAGtgattgttttcctttatcttaaAGAACATAGCTTTCCCAACAAATGTAAACTTTATTTTGATACATCACAGAATGACATTGgaaatcttttctaaaattaaaagtaaagcttttttctctttttattaaaaggagaaaattactttttagtgtttgtttattgaaaatttgaagaagaaaatgaaatgaaaaataaagattttacacAATTTCACTGTTGCATACTTCAAGGACTAAAATATCTTTGTATAAAACCTTTTCTTCTATATTTATACTCCAACAAATCATACTTTCATTCcaattctttttcaaaaggagtagcaatttccttttaaatagttataaagaactataaaactcttatttAACTCTAGAAAGGATGAAACCCTTTcattatacaaattaaaatgtaaagtttaCTTGTAAATCTATACTCAATCACTTTAATATTAACGTATATACAATGCCTTCAtcaactttttcattttagcatCACAAAATGAGCTTTCTGATGTCTATAAACAATATGTTTATATAATAGAAGTTTAGCTGAAATTCAATGTAAACAGTAGCAAATGACATTGGAAGCGAACTTAAGGAAAGGTCTTAAATAGGAAGAAAACTCCCCAAAGTCTCATAAGCAGCAAGAGCACCTTCCCAGTTTAGTTTTAACATGTGCACCACGTTCCATCCATTCATCGTCATGCTTCCAGGGCCCTGAatatgacaaacaaacaaacaacttatTTTCTATCACCTTcatgtaaaaagaagaaaaaatcctatACATAAAATCACATAAATCAGTCAAATGATAATTTAGAGTGATAAAATATGTGAAGTTTAAAGTTAATTCCATACCTTTTTTCTGAGGGTCACATTAGTTCATAATAGAAGAAATTCATACATAGACATAAAGCAGCAGGCTATGGGGATTAgtctaaagtaaaattttatccTCTTATAGCTCCCATTTCCCTTGTATAATCTTCATCAGATTTCCAATTCATAATCTCAGTATTTATTaactaaatattataaaattcattttttattaaaagtaatacacaatttgaaaatgtaaacaatatataaagtaaacaataaagaatacatttacgcagctttagaaaacagttcagtggttcctcaaaaagttaaacacatgaCCTTGCAATCCTATTCCTCTGTATAGTAtactgaagagaaataaaaacatctctACACAAAATTGTACAGGAAAGTAcatatagcagcattattcacaatagctaacgAGTGGAAGCaactcaatgtccatcaactgatgaacaaaTAAAGTGTGGTATGTTCATACAATGGAATTGTAtccaaccataaaaaggaatgacgtactgacacatgctacaacacagatgaaccttgaaaacgttacgctaagtgaaagaagtcagacacaaaagccacaagttgtatgattccatttatataaaatgtccagaactgACAACTTAAGCGACAAACGGTAGGTTAGAGGTTGCCAGGAACCAGGGGGCAGAGGAGCTATCGGGAGTTGGAGGAATTGGGAGTGACTGTCAATGTGTACAGGCTTTATTTTTAGGGCGATGAAAATGCTCTGTATTTGTTAATGGTGATGGTTGTGCGAACTTGTGAATATAATCAAAGCTGCCGAATTCTTCACTTTAAAAACGtgcattttatggtatgtgaattacatctcaataaaaattaagagtAAGTCCTCTCCTACCCTAGACACCCAGTCTCATTCCTCAAAGACAAACACTAACAATTTCTTTATATCCTTTCAGAAATTAAGGCATATAACTAGCATATAAACATGTGTGACTATCCCTCTCCCTTCTTTCAAATACACAAGGCAACACTTTACTCCCCATCCCGCCTTTTACCTTCACCCCCTTAGAGGTCATCCAGGATCAGCACATGTAAATATACTTCATCTTTTTAAAGATGCACTCCGCGGCATGGGTGAATCAGTTCATTAGGCACCAGCCCTCTACTGAGAAGCATCTGGCTTGTTTCCAGCCTACAGCTATttcaaacaatgctgcaatgaacatctcttttatttttatttatttattttttattggagtatagttgctttacaatgttgtgttggtttctgaaTATCTCTTTTAAACAGATCTTTACATACATAAATGTATCTGTAAGATAAATCTAAGAAGTGAAACTGCAAAGTCAAAGAATGTAtgcatttttaattcttattctgTCAAACTATCCTCCAAAAAGGTTGCACAAATTTACCCTTTCCCCAGCGGTAAGTGAAATGTCTTATCAGTGTTGTATACCATGTTTTTGATCCTTGCCGACGTGATAGATGAAAAATAGTATCTTATGTTTCTTTAAATGAAAGGGAGCATCTTTGTGGTTATAAGTATCTTTCTGCGAACTACCGATTTATGTCCTCTGTGTTTTTCTATTGTTAGTCTTTAAAGAcactttaaaatagcaaaaaaagctaatttctatttaaaaaaagaatactatatATTTGGATTAAATAACTTCCAATACATTTGTCTGTATCCATGTTGTCTTCCGTTGAATCGGTGGGTCTCCTAGCATTTAGCATTCAAATCTTCATTTGGATTAATTCTGGTAATTTACTAATACTCGTGCAATGAACAAAGATTAGCTAATTTATTAACTGATTTGTCTGTGGGGTtatgggaaagaggaaaaatgtgtCAGAATGGGTAAAACTTAAAACCATATGTGGGGAAGCACAGAACAGCTTTGGATGGTATAACTTGTGCCAGGCAAGAGATCAAAAAGACAAAGCTGGCTATTATATTTGCCCATAACTCTGCAGGCTCCAACTGAATATTTTGGTGGCCTTCTCACTATAAAATGTAGTAAGTATGAGTATGTAAAAATCTGTATATGCTGGTGGGAGTGGTGGAAAAAATTAGCAATGGTTGGTAACATAATATTCTGTATGGGTTTTTTGGGTATGCTTATAAGATTTCCCCCGAATAATTTGTTTTAAGTGGTCTCCATTATAAATGCCTACCAGTGTTTAGACGAGGAAGTCTTATCCTGCTGCTTGTTTGGAGCCTGCCGCAGGGGGCACAAGACTGTCCAGCTGCTGACGATGTCCTGTATTAATCAACCACTCATAAAACTTGTTTTCCACAAGTACCTGGAACTGCTTCCTTTGATCCCTAAAATTGTAACAAGAATGTAACAATACTAATTCATATTAAT contains:
- the TBCCD1 gene encoding TBCC domain-containing protein 1 isoform X9; amino-acid sequence: MSKAGTKITLFEDKNFQGRHYDSDCDCADFHMYLSRCNSIRVEGGTWAVYERPNFAGYMYVLPRGEYPEYQHWMGLNDRLSSCRAVHLSSGGQYKIQIFDKGDFNGQMYETTEDCPSIMEQFHMREVHSCKVVDGAWIFYELPNYRGRQYLLDKKEYRKPIDWGAASPAVQSFRRIVE